In the genome of Corythoichthys intestinalis isolate RoL2023-P3 chromosome 19, ASM3026506v1, whole genome shotgun sequence, one region contains:
- the LOC130907229 gene encoding single-minded homolog 1-like: MKEKSKTAARTRREKENSEFYELAKMLPLPSAITSQLDKASIIRLTTSYLKMRIVFPQGLGEAWGHTNRTRPLDNLGRELGSHLLQTLDGFIFVVAPDGKIMYISETASVHLGLSQVELTGNSIYEYVHPADHDEMTAVLTPHQPYHSHFVQEYEVERSFFLRMKCVLAKRNAGLTSGGYKVIHCSGYLKIRQYSLDMAPFEGCYQNVGLVAVGHSLPPSAVTEIKLHSNMFMFRASLDMKLIFLDSRVAELTGYEPQDLIEKTLYHHVHSCDIFHLRCAHHLLLVKGQVTTKYYRFLAKHGGWVWVQSYATIVHNSRSSRPHCIVSVNYVLTDTEYKGMQLSLDQMSPTKPAFPYTDSLSEDRKSTKSRLTQSKAKARVSPYPQFSAFNPERSESDQDSQWGGSPLTEAASPQLLDPSEAAEASCAYRLYPDSGSLCYGLGLLEEDLAHAQSRPHTTACDRVRCPSGRYFLGAPQSGREVWWDATRSVLALPKPSADSSEGYEITSYHAAFHGRGHWDEDSIMSSPDGGGSTSDSGERYHGDQFQTSPREPSKMETLIRATQQMIKEEENRLQQHKPPLDVTKNHSPCFNSSLPHHSQLHMPSVVCRGPGAPSIDLPSERLHHRVKVAGPLDNDENTTSPGSLSRLSSPSSDVIPRSGLPLTKDYMQTDLSPHPTQPQGSPLLYQSHERPPLDRQAAYALTGYSLEHLYDPENLRSYSGLACAGVQYDMASHMRMQAEQMQGHKATSVIITNGS; encoded by the exons ATGAAGGAGAAGTCCAAAACGGCGGCAAGGACTAGACGGGAAAAGGAGAACAGTGAATTTTACGAACTGGCCAAAATGTTGCCTTTACCGTCGGCCATTACGTCACAGCTGGACAAAGCGTCTATCATTAGGCTGACAACGAGCTACCTAAAAATGAGAATAGTCTTCCCGCAAG GTTTGGGTGAAGCTTGGGGTCATACAAATCGAACAAGACCGTTGGACAATCTTGGACGTGAGCTCGGCTCTCATCTACTGCAG ACGTTGGATGGCTTTATATTCGTTGTTGCTCCAGATGGGAAAATAATGTACATTTCAGAAACAGCATCCGTGCATTTAGGACTATCCCag GTAGAGCTGACTGGAAACAGTATTTATGAATACGTGCACCCTGCAGACCACGACGAGATGACCGCTGTATTGACACCACATCAGCCCTACCATTCCCATTTTGTACAAG AATATGAAGTGGAGCGTTCTTTTTTCCTAAGAATGAAATGCGTGTTGGCTAAAAGAAACGCAGGCCTCACCAGTGGTGGATATAAG GTGATCCACTGCAGTGGCTACCTGAAGATCCGTCAGTACAGTTTGGACATGGCACCCTTtgaaggttgctaccaaaacgtGGGCCTGGTAGCTGTGGGACACTCTCTACCCCCCAGCGCTGTGACTGAAATCAAACTGCACAGCAACATGTTTATGTTCAGggccagtttggacatgaagcttATCTTCCTTGACTCTAG GGTTGCCGAGCTGACGGGTTATGAGCCACAGGATCTGATTGAGAAAACTCTGTACCATCACGTGCACAGCTGTGACATCTTCCACCTCCGCTGTGCACACCACCTTC TGTTGGTAAAGGGCCAAGTCACCACTAAGTATTACCGTTTCTTGGCCAAGCATGGCGGATGGGTGTGGGTGCAGAGTTATGCCACCATCGTACACAACAGCAGGTCATCCAGACCCCACTGTATTGTCAGTGTCAACTACGTCCTCAC GGACACGGAATACAAGGGAATGCAGCTGTCCCTGGACCAAATGAGCCCCACCAAGCCGGCTTTCCCTTATACTGACAGCCTCAGCGAGGACAGGAAGAGCACAAAGTCACGTCTTACCCAGTCAAAGGCTAAAGCCAGAGTGTCGCCCTACCCACAG TTTTCAGCATTCAATCCAGAGCGTTCGGAGTCAGACCAAGACAGTCAATGGGGAGGGAGCCCACTGACAGAGGCTGCCTCACCTCAGTTGTTGGATCCGAGTGAGGCCGCCGAGGCATCATGTGCCTATCGACTGTATCCAGACTCAGGGTCCCTGTGCTATGGCCTTGGGCTATTGGAAGAGGATCTAGCTCACGCCCAGTCCCGTCCTCACACAACCGCCTGCGATCGGGTTCGATGTCCAAGTGGACGCTACTTCCTAGGAGCTCCGCAGTCAGGAAGAGAGGTGTGGTGGGATGCCACCCGCTCTGTCCTCGCTCTTCCGAAACCATCTGCAGACAGCAGCGAGGGCTACGAAATCACGTCCTACCACGCTGCTTTTCATG GACGAGGCCACTGGGATGAAGACAGCATCATGAGTTCACCGGATGGCGGGGGGTCCACGAGTGATTCCGGTGAGCGGTACCACGGGGACCAATTCCAGACCAGTCCTAGGGAGCCCAGTAAGATGGAGACCTTAATTCGGGCCACACAGCAGATGATCAAAGAAGAAGAGAACCGTCTTCAGCAGCACAAACCGCCGCTTGATGTCACAAAGAACCACAGTCCATGTTTCAACTCATCACTACCCCACCACTCGCAGCTCCACATGCCCAGCGTGGTGTGCCGAGGCCCGGGAGCCCCGAGCATTGACCTCCCTTCTGAACGCCTCCACCACCGCGTTAAAGTGGCCGGTCCTCTAGACAATGACGAAAACACAACCAGTCCTGGGTCCCTCTCTCGTCTCAGCAGCCCCAGCTCTGACGTCATCCCCAGGTCCGGTCTTCCCCTCACCAAAGACTATATGCAGACGGATCTGTCACCACATCCGACACAACCTCAAGGCAGCCCTCTGCTTTACCAGTCCCATGAGAGGCCCCCTCTGGACAGGCAAGCAGCCTATGCATTGACTGGGTACTCCTTGGAACACCTGTATGACCCGGAGAACCTAAGGAGTTACTCTGGACTGGCTTGCGCAGGGGTCCAGTATGACATGGCGTCACACATGAGAATGCAGGCTGAGCAGATGCAGGGACACAAGGCCACGTCTGTGATTATAACAAACGGGAGCTGA